One stretch of Schlesneria sp. DSM 10557 DNA includes these proteins:
- a CDS encoding ABC transporter ATP-binding protein, translating into MGSFIWPYRRKLTLSCVFGLVAALLWSFELLLTFPITIMFGEYHTLGNYVRHEVELKTSAIAERNSKLLELDEKLLSLPENGERRRLSERVEVIEDQQRLRTEVKAYTSKLWWLTWIESKIIRNLPTDQFRMFALLFFGILVVTFAKGAAGYYQDVLAGSVAESVVIDLRQQLFRSALRLDPQTISLEGSSAWLTDFTYSLQHLVNGMTEVGGRIVREPLKALSCLVALFYFNWQLTVVFLLFMPVLGLLFHWLGQRLKRAANRVVDSMSRIYKSLEETFNNSKAVIAFDRAGQHRRHFHRENKNFYRQAMRLVQLDAMSGPLAELLGMVAASAVLLPAAFLVLRQTTTIGGITLASSPPTFPELALFYVLLAGVLEPVRKFSKFYNSIRQSTAIAERLFERMDTKSLVSTPAEPQFLPRLTQSIEFRNVSFEYARNPNDRSERGLVLNGLDLTIRAGETVAVVGPNGCGKSTLVNLLPRFYDPVSGDVFFDGINLKDANLGDIRDQIALVPQETLLFDDTILENIRYGRPTAMDADVVDAARRAHVISFSESMPLGLKTMVGEHGKHLSGGQRQRVALARAILRDPRILILDEPTSAVDAQSEQLIHATLRDFVVGRTTLLITHCLTPTLLEFLTRIVVVDRGRVVATGRHAELLANCPIYQRLWAAQTQRAVA; encoded by the coding sequence TTGGGTTCATTTATTTGGCCGTACCGGCGAAAGTTGACACTTTCGTGCGTATTCGGGCTCGTAGCTGCACTCCTGTGGAGCTTCGAACTGCTCCTGACATTCCCGATCACCATCATGTTTGGCGAGTACCACACACTCGGAAACTACGTCCGCCACGAAGTTGAGCTGAAGACGTCGGCGATTGCAGAGCGAAACAGCAAACTCCTCGAACTCGATGAGAAGCTGCTGTCGCTACCTGAAAATGGAGAACGACGGCGCCTGTCTGAACGCGTCGAGGTCATTGAAGATCAACAGCGGCTGCGTACGGAAGTGAAGGCGTACACGTCGAAGCTCTGGTGGCTGACCTGGATCGAATCCAAGATCATCCGTAACCTGCCCACCGACCAGTTTCGCATGTTTGCGCTGCTGTTTTTCGGCATCCTGGTTGTCACCTTCGCCAAGGGAGCGGCGGGCTACTACCAGGACGTGCTGGCGGGCAGCGTCGCGGAGTCGGTCGTCATCGACCTGCGTCAGCAGTTGTTTCGAAGTGCGTTGCGGCTGGATCCACAAACGATTTCGCTTGAGGGAAGTTCGGCGTGGCTGACCGACTTTACGTACTCTCTGCAGCACCTGGTCAATGGGATGACAGAAGTCGGGGGACGCATCGTTCGCGAACCCTTGAAGGCGCTGTCGTGTCTTGTTGCGCTGTTCTACTTTAACTGGCAGCTGACGGTCGTCTTTCTGCTGTTCATGCCCGTCCTGGGATTGCTCTTCCATTGGCTGGGACAAAGACTGAAGCGGGCGGCCAATCGTGTCGTCGACAGCATGAGTCGGATCTACAAGAGCCTGGAAGAAACGTTCAATAACTCCAAAGCAGTGATCGCCTTCGATCGCGCCGGGCAACACCGTCGCCACTTCCACCGTGAAAACAAAAACTTTTATCGACAGGCAATGAGACTCGTGCAGCTGGATGCGATGAGCGGCCCCCTCGCCGAATTACTCGGAATGGTGGCCGCCTCGGCCGTGCTCCTCCCGGCTGCATTTCTGGTGCTGCGTCAGACGACAACAATTGGGGGGATTACCCTCGCCAGTTCTCCGCCGACCTTTCCCGAACTCGCGCTGTTCTACGTGCTTCTTGCCGGAGTCCTGGAACCGGTTCGCAAATTCTCGAAGTTTTACAATTCGATCCGGCAGTCGACCGCGATTGCCGAACGGTTGTTCGAACGGATGGACACGAAATCGCTCGTCTCCACCCCGGCCGAACCGCAGTTCCTGCCGCGCCTGACGCAATCGATTGAATTTCGAAATGTTTCCTTCGAATACGCCCGCAATCCGAACGACCGCAGCGAACGGGGCCTGGTCCTGAACGGTCTCGACCTGACAATCCGCGCTGGCGAAACAGTTGCCGTGGTGGGACCCAACGGCTGTGGCAAGTCGACACTGGTGAACCTGCTGCCGCGCTTTTATGACCCCGTGAGCGGCGACGTGTTCTTTGACGGGATCAATCTGAAAGATGCAAATCTGGGCGATATCCGGGATCAGATCGCCCTGGTTCCTCAGGAAACATTGTTGTTTGACGACACAATCCTGGAGAACATCCGTTACGGACGACCGACCGCCATGGATGCCGATGTCGTGGATGCAGCCCGCCGCGCTCACGTCATTTCCTTTTCAGAATCCATGCCCCTGGGACTGAAAACCATGGTCGGAGAGCACGGAAAACATCTGTCGGGCGGACAGAGACAGCGAGTCGCCCTGGCACGGGCCATCCTGCGAGATCCTCGAATCTTGATTCTGGACGAACCTACGTCGGCGGTTGACGCTCAGAGTGAGCAGTTGATTCACGCCACGCTGCGTGATTTTGTCGTCGGTCGGACGACACTTTTGATCACACATTGTCTGACGCCGACCCTGCTCGAGTTCTTGACGAGGATCGTCGTTGTCGACCGCGGGCGCGTCGTGGCCACGGGCCGACATGCTGAACTTCTGGCGAATTGTCCTATTTATCAGCGTTTGTGGGCGGCCCAGACGCAGCGTGCGGTTGCCTGA
- a CDS encoding PQQ-binding-like beta-propeller repeat protein — protein MSTKWMNWRLSLVIIAITVGILTLISQSTGTPEVRNADSPSNFVLVDPRPSAEDWPWWRGVDGRNVALSKQFPLQWSESNHPGWQVGLSGLGSATPSIWGDRLFLPVFEPDSQRLYLKCVTRRSGVVAWKTMIHDKDPKNVRDSNLLHLATPVCDGQSVFTVAHYRDQLWVTAVDFSGRVLWQNPAGRYLSETGSVSSPTLYKSLVIVTADQARDSYIAAIHRQTGEVIWRTRRPKGESLGTPVVGTIAGRAQVVVGGPGAVISYDPATGEPLWTCRISASHVLSSVTFDSERVFATTAQPNAEVICIAADGTGDVTTSHVVWRDARLAGEVPSPVCHGGLLYVLAEDGRLSCVQAATGKLEWIRQLSGTFSASPVIAGDFVFCASESGETYFVRTGTANPVIIKNTLAEGIVATPIFAGDSIFIRTIHQLHRISGQNVEPVVERGSDVRRRF, from the coding sequence GTGTCGACGAAATGGATGAACTGGCGACTGAGTCTAGTCATCATCGCGATTACGGTTGGAATTCTGACCCTGATCTCGCAGAGCACCGGCACGCCCGAAGTTCGCAACGCAGACAGTCCTTCTAACTTCGTCCTCGTTGATCCCCGGCCCAGCGCCGAGGATTGGCCCTGGTGGCGTGGGGTCGACGGTCGAAATGTCGCACTTTCGAAACAGTTCCCGTTGCAATGGTCGGAAAGCAATCATCCGGGATGGCAAGTGGGACTCTCGGGGCTCGGCAGTGCCACACCCAGTATCTGGGGCGATCGATTGTTCCTGCCCGTATTCGAACCGGACAGCCAGAGGTTGTATCTGAAGTGCGTTACCCGTCGTAGCGGCGTCGTCGCGTGGAAAACAATGATCCACGACAAAGATCCCAAAAACGTCCGGGACAGCAACTTGCTCCACCTTGCGACGCCGGTTTGCGACGGACAGAGCGTGTTCACTGTGGCTCACTACCGTGATCAGCTTTGGGTGACTGCGGTCGATTTTTCCGGACGCGTGTTGTGGCAGAACCCGGCGGGTCGTTACCTGTCGGAAACAGGTAGCGTCTCGTCGCCGACCCTCTACAAGTCGCTGGTGATCGTCACTGCAGATCAGGCCCGAGACAGCTACATTGCGGCAATACATCGTCAGACGGGAGAAGTCATCTGGCGCACGCGACGCCCCAAGGGGGAAAGCCTGGGAACACCCGTGGTCGGAACGATCGCCGGTCGTGCTCAAGTGGTCGTCGGAGGGCCGGGGGCCGTCATCAGTTACGACCCGGCAACGGGTGAACCCCTCTGGACGTGTCGAATTTCCGCATCACACGTCCTGAGCTCCGTGACCTTTGATTCTGAACGCGTGTTTGCAACCACGGCACAACCCAACGCCGAAGTCATCTGTATCGCGGCGGACGGAACCGGTGATGTGACGACAAGTCATGTCGTGTGGCGCGACGCACGTTTGGCGGGTGAGGTCCCATCTCCCGTATGTCACGGCGGATTGCTTTACGTGCTCGCCGAAGACGGGCGACTGTCGTGTGTACAAGCGGCGACGGGAAAACTGGAATGGATCCGGCAACTGTCTGGAACATTCTCTGCCTCACCCGTGATCGCTGGAGACTTCGTCTTTTGTGCGAGCGAATCGGGAGAGACCTATTTTGTTCGCACAGGGACAGCAAACCCCGTCATCATCAAGAACACGCTGGCGGAAGGAATCGTCGCCACCCCGATTTTCGCGGGTGATTCCATCTTCATTCGGACGATTCATCAACTGCACAGAATTTCAGGACAGAACGTAGAACCCGTCGTTGAACGCGGAAGCGACGTGCGAAGACGATTCTAA
- a CDS encoding folate-binding protein YgfZ translates to MSTDNRNSSISLAAIRNAAGSSVVVFDVSNRTQIEVRGADRARFLHSFMSNDIKSLKPGTGCETFVTSLKGKVVAHVYVFCREDSHWLDGAPQQQSAILSHLQKFVLIDDVQLISHENDFGELFVSGPLATQLLQLPETMRIGDSEQRELHDTTIDIRRVDLFGTPGFLMSIPRSQVDRVKQGMISVGIPEGTSDQFEYLRIEAGYPLFGQDFTEDYLAQEVARTRQCVSFNKGCYLGQETIARLDALGHTNREIRRIRFESPIAPASGSPVFDAAGESEVGVLTSAASDTENPDPAQTKGVGIGTLKRAVCPAGSVVRVKSNGNLIEGQVL, encoded by the coding sequence TTGAGCACTGATAACCGAAACTCATCGATTTCTCTGGCAGCGATCCGAAACGCAGCCGGTTCAAGCGTGGTCGTGTTTGATGTCAGCAATCGAACACAAATTGAAGTTCGGGGGGCGGATCGCGCTCGTTTCCTGCACAGCTTCATGTCGAATGACATCAAGTCACTGAAACCGGGAACCGGTTGCGAAACATTCGTGACCAGCCTGAAAGGAAAAGTGGTCGCTCACGTCTATGTTTTCTGTCGTGAGGATTCGCACTGGCTGGACGGGGCGCCTCAGCAGCAGTCAGCCATCCTGTCGCACCTTCAGAAGTTCGTTCTGATCGACGACGTGCAACTGATTTCTCATGAGAACGATTTTGGAGAACTGTTCGTGTCAGGACCGCTGGCGACACAGTTGCTGCAGCTTCCTGAGACCATGCGGATCGGTGACTCAGAGCAGCGCGAGCTTCACGACACGACAATCGATATTCGTCGCGTCGACCTCTTTGGAACACCTGGTTTTCTGATGTCGATTCCCCGGAGCCAGGTAGACCGCGTCAAACAGGGCATGATATCGGTTGGTATCCCTGAAGGGACTTCAGACCAGTTCGAGTACTTGCGGATCGAAGCGGGGTACCCGCTCTTCGGACAAGACTTTACAGAGGACTACCTGGCGCAAGAGGTGGCTCGCACCAGGCAGTGTGTCTCATTCAATAAGGGTTGTTATCTCGGTCAGGAGACGATTGCTCGCCTGGATGCACTGGGCCACACGAACCGTGAGATCCGACGGATTCGGTTTGAATCTCCGATTGCTCCGGCAAGTGGCTCTCCGGTTTTTGATGCTGCCGGAGAGAGCGAAGTGGGTGTGCTGACGTCCGCGGCCAGCGACACCGAGAATCCAGATCCAGCCCAAACAAAGGGGGTGGGGATCGGCACGCTGAAACGCGCTGTCTGCCCTGCCGGCAGCGTCGTTCGAGTCAAATCGAACGGCAATCTGATCGAAGGACAAGTTCTGTAA
- the murJ gene encoding murein biosynthesis integral membrane protein MurJ — MNESLQQVTTNLKVVSFCTLLSRITGLLRDQAMGVMFGAGPVMDAFTVAFRLPNLARVLLGEGALTTAFLPVFVSEMREKGIESAVRVTWAVFITLAVFLSTMILLINGLLWSLTWYIPLSPEGTLLRNLTMALMPYVLLICLAAQLGAALNALGKFLWPALVPLVLNAVWLLSLWGIVPFWTDEITQVYVVAVCVLIGGVLQLIFPLSVLTQCGFGFRSDWRLSMGQVGRIARSMLPVVIGVSITQLNAVLDSFVAWGFTQPAGSNELMPLPWALNYPLREGTATALYLGQRLYQFPLGVFGVALGTVLFPLLTAHAQNGDSDKLRSDLSFGIRLVIAIGLPASAGLILIGQPLATFFFEYGKFDAQAAQTTGQMIAAYGSGVWAYCGLLILQRGFYAIGDRLTPMYIGLGAVAINFVLNLTLIWPLGGIGLAFSTAFVAAGQSTVTALMLQHKLGTLNWREIGITTLKTLTATLVMVLVCLVMPTSFPIRVEFLERLVRLVLPMGMGGLAFLFTTRLVNLTELRLLLSGRRSRSSQEKAASIEH, encoded by the coding sequence TTGAACGAATCTTTGCAACAAGTCACGACAAACCTGAAAGTTGTCAGCTTTTGCACCCTCTTAAGTCGTATCACGGGATTATTACGTGACCAGGCCATGGGTGTGATGTTCGGCGCCGGGCCGGTGATGGACGCATTCACGGTGGCATTCCGGTTGCCGAATCTGGCACGGGTGCTGCTTGGCGAAGGGGCGCTGACGACCGCATTTCTGCCCGTTTTTGTTTCTGAAATGCGCGAGAAGGGGATTGAGTCCGCCGTACGCGTCACATGGGCGGTCTTCATCACATTAGCCGTGTTCCTGAGCACCATGATCCTGCTCATCAATGGACTGCTGTGGTCGCTGACTTGGTACATTCCGCTCAGTCCCGAAGGGACGCTCTTGCGGAATCTCACGATGGCCCTGATGCCCTATGTGCTGCTGATTTGTCTGGCGGCTCAACTTGGCGCAGCTCTGAATGCGCTTGGCAAGTTTCTCTGGCCTGCCCTGGTTCCACTTGTCCTGAATGCCGTGTGGCTGCTGAGTCTGTGGGGAATCGTTCCGTTCTGGACGGACGAGATTACGCAGGTCTACGTCGTTGCGGTCTGTGTGCTGATCGGCGGGGTACTTCAGCTGATTTTTCCGCTGAGCGTCTTAACGCAGTGCGGCTTCGGGTTCCGCTCTGACTGGCGGCTGTCGATGGGGCAGGTGGGACGAATTGCCAGAAGCATGCTGCCGGTCGTAATTGGAGTATCGATCACACAACTCAACGCGGTCCTGGACAGTTTCGTCGCCTGGGGATTCACGCAGCCTGCGGGCTCCAACGAACTGATGCCCCTTCCCTGGGCGTTGAATTATCCTCTTCGTGAAGGGACTGCGACGGCCTTGTACCTCGGCCAGCGTCTTTATCAGTTTCCCCTCGGTGTGTTCGGGGTTGCTCTCGGGACAGTCCTGTTCCCCCTGTTAACGGCGCATGCCCAGAATGGGGACTCGGACAAGTTGAGATCAGATCTGTCGTTTGGAATCCGCCTGGTAATTGCCATCGGATTGCCCGCGAGCGCCGGCCTGATTCTGATTGGTCAGCCACTGGCGACATTCTTCTTCGAGTATGGCAAGTTTGATGCGCAGGCTGCTCAAACAACGGGACAGATGATTGCCGCTTACGGTTCCGGGGTCTGGGCGTACTGTGGCCTGCTGATCCTGCAACGTGGCTTCTATGCGATCGGGGATCGACTGACTCCGATGTACATCGGTCTCGGAGCGGTCGCGATTAATTTTGTGCTGAACCTGACACTGATCTGGCCTCTGGGCGGTATTGGGCTCGCCTTTTCCACGGCATTCGTCGCGGCGGGACAAAGCACCGTGACGGCGCTCATGCTTCAGCACAAACTGGGAACGCTCAACTGGCGTGAGATCGGCATCACCACGCTGAAAACATTGACGGCGACCCTGGTGATGGTTCTGGTCTGCCTGGTGATGCCGACCTCATTCCCGATTCGGGTGGAGTTCCTGGAGCGGCTAGTTCGGTTGGTCCTTCCCATGGGAATGGGTGGATTAGCCTTCCTCTTCACGACACGCCTTGTGAACCTGACCGAATTACGGCTCTTGCTATCCGGGCGAAGATCGCGATCATCACAAGAAAAGGCAGCATCCATTGAGCACTGA
- a CDS encoding MFS transporter: MSRKPLFIIFVTVVVDLLGFGIVLPLLPRYAEHFLPTETHVAAPAEAVAVDVPETVPGTAGGPVDAVEHAVPELTRGSEVSKFWRGMILGGLMASFSAMQFLFAPLWGSLSDRVGRRPVLLVGLAGSTLFYILFALITQWGNSGPVWGLSPVVWLFVTRMGAGIAGATIPTAQAYIADCTDQTTRGKGMAIIGAAFGIGFTFGPLLGAWFVPDNITAAPSAAPGYVAAVLSGIAFLLGVFLLPESLKAGERSPSSRHGWQSMGSVYRVLTNRVLGPIIFAVFLTTFAFGQFETTLAMLTKKLAVSDRGNFYIFAYIGLILTLAQGLLVRRLIPKMGEYRMAVGGVILMTIGLLLVGQAATASSLTILLVVLPIVVIGFSATTPSLQSMLSLNTGDDVQGEVLGVGQSISSLARIAGPVVGMVLQERNLSLPYWFAAALMAFGAVMVSRLKSLSQVGKELGATAPADPTSAA; the protein is encoded by the coding sequence GTGTCACGCAAACCGCTCTTCATCATCTTTGTGACGGTCGTCGTCGATTTGCTTGGTTTCGGAATCGTCCTGCCTCTTCTGCCACGCTATGCAGAACATTTTCTCCCCACGGAAACGCACGTCGCGGCACCAGCCGAAGCTGTCGCAGTCGACGTCCCGGAAACTGTTCCTGGCACCGCAGGTGGCCCGGTTGATGCGGTCGAACATGCGGTCCCAGAACTCACCCGAGGGAGTGAGGTGAGCAAGTTCTGGCGGGGGATGATCCTCGGGGGTCTCATGGCATCCTTTTCTGCCATGCAGTTTTTGTTTGCTCCGTTATGGGGATCGCTCTCAGATCGTGTGGGACGCCGCCCGGTGCTCCTTGTGGGACTGGCCGGATCGACCCTGTTTTACATTCTGTTTGCTCTTATCACGCAGTGGGGCAACAGTGGGCCGGTATGGGGGTTGAGTCCCGTCGTCTGGCTGTTCGTCACGCGCATGGGGGCAGGCATCGCGGGCGCCACCATCCCCACAGCCCAGGCCTACATTGCCGATTGCACAGACCAGACGACACGTGGCAAGGGGATGGCGATCATTGGGGCAGCGTTCGGAATCGGCTTCACCTTTGGCCCATTGCTGGGGGCCTGGTTTGTCCCCGACAATATCACCGCCGCACCAAGTGCCGCTCCAGGTTATGTCGCAGCGGTCCTTTCCGGAATTGCGTTTCTGCTGGGTGTTTTTCTGCTGCCAGAATCTCTCAAAGCGGGCGAGCGATCACCCTCATCGCGGCACGGCTGGCAGTCGATGGGTTCCGTCTACCGGGTCCTCACAAATCGAGTTCTGGGCCCGATTATCTTTGCCGTCTTTTTAACGACGTTTGCTTTCGGTCAGTTTGAAACAACACTCGCCATGCTGACGAAGAAACTGGCAGTGTCCGATCGAGGCAACTTCTACATTTTTGCTTATATCGGTCTGATTCTGACCCTCGCACAAGGACTCCTGGTTCGTCGGCTGATTCCCAAAATGGGCGAATATCGCATGGCCGTTGGCGGCGTGATTTTGATGACGATCGGACTTCTGCTGGTTGGGCAGGCCGCCACAGCAAGTTCCCTGACAATTCTGCTTGTCGTCCTTCCGATCGTGGTCATTGGTTTCTCGGCAACCACTCCTTCCCTGCAGTCGATGCTCAGCCTGAATACGGGTGATGACGTACAGGGCGAAGTTCTGGGGGTCGGGCAGAGTATTTCATCGCTCGCTCGTATCGCAGGCCCCGTGGTTGGAATGGTGCTGCAGGAACGAAATTTGTCGCTTCCGTACTGGTTTGCAGCGGCGCTGATGGCCTTTGGTGCCGTGATGGTGTCGCGTCTGAAGTCGCTTTCCCAGGTTGGGAAAGAACTTGGCGCGACGGCGCCTGCTGATCCGACGTCCGCTGCCTGA
- a CDS encoding DUF1501 domain-containing protein yields the protein MGLSLPHLLASDAAKANSRRSTLADNCILLFLNGGPSHLDMWDLKPNAPDGIRGEFKPISTSLPGYQMCEHLPRLSRQAHLATVVRSMNHTVNNSHAAAVYASLTGHDRGEQGGGAKATDHPSLGSIMARVRPTEANVVPHVCLPYITKEGAGGPPQPGFFGGILGNSYDPLFVLKDPNAPDFRVPELTLQQEVSFDRLDARRKLFESAESAAKATSATTGEMTRMQSRALDLLTSETTQRAFRLTEESDAMRESYGRNIYGQSALLARRLVEAGTRIVTISWAPDANATWDTHGSNFVSLKNTLLPQFDAACASLVADLSERGMLDRTVVAVIGDFGRTPRINANNGGRDHWNFCYSVMMVGGGFKPGLIYGSSDATGAFPASQPLVPGDIISTIYTALGVDPTGDIHDAFQRPYRIVPAGETVWDLLRDRVS from the coding sequence ATGGGACTTTCCCTTCCACACCTGCTTGCGTCGGACGCGGCGAAAGCGAATTCACGCCGATCAACCCTGGCGGACAACTGCATCCTGCTCTTTCTGAACGGGGGCCCGAGTCATCTGGACATGTGGGATCTGAAACCCAACGCTCCGGATGGAATCCGGGGAGAGTTCAAGCCGATCTCGACATCGTTACCCGGTTATCAGATGTGCGAGCATCTTCCTCGTCTGTCGCGGCAGGCTCATCTGGCCACCGTGGTGCGGTCGATGAATCACACCGTCAACAATTCACACGCAGCCGCTGTCTACGCTTCACTGACCGGACATGATCGGGGAGAGCAGGGGGGTGGGGCGAAAGCGACCGATCATCCGTCACTCGGCTCCATCATGGCCCGCGTCCGTCCGACCGAGGCGAATGTCGTACCGCATGTCTGCCTTCCTTACATTACCAAGGAAGGGGCAGGTGGGCCGCCTCAGCCCGGATTCTTCGGAGGAATCCTCGGTAACTCGTATGATCCGCTTTTCGTTCTGAAAGACCCGAACGCGCCCGACTTTCGCGTCCCGGAACTGACTCTTCAACAGGAAGTTTCATTCGACCGTCTGGACGCACGACGCAAGCTCTTCGAATCCGCAGAAAGCGCGGCGAAAGCGACCTCTGCGACGACTGGCGAGATGACCCGGATGCAGTCTCGGGCATTGGATCTGCTCACCTCGGAAACGACTCAGCGAGCGTTCCGGCTGACCGAAGAATCCGATGCGATGCGTGAGTCTTACGGCAGAAACATTTATGGTCAAAGCGCTTTGCTGGCTCGCCGGCTGGTGGAGGCGGGGACCCGAATCGTCACGATTTCGTGGGCTCCTGACGCCAATGCCACCTGGGACACTCACGGAAGCAATTTTGTCAGCCTGAAAAACACCCTGCTCCCGCAGTTCGACGCGGCCTGCGCCAGCCTGGTCGCCGATCTGTCCGAGCGGGGGATGCTGGACCGAACTGTGGTCGCGGTGATTGGCGATTTCGGTCGAACTCCACGAATCAACGCCAACAATGGTGGACGTGATCACTGGAACTTCTGCTATAGCGTGATGATGGTCGGGGGAGGTTTCAAACCGGGACTGATTTACGGTTCAAGCGATGCAACTGGAGCGTTTCCCGCGAGTCAGCCGCTTGTTCCCGGGGACATCATTTCGACCATCTACACCGCACTCGGGGTGGATCCGACTGGCGACATTCATGACGCATTCCAGCGCCCCTACCGCATCGTTCCTGCGGGCGAAACCGTCTGGGATTTACTGCGAGATCGCGTTTCTTGA